Proteins from a genomic interval of Candidatus Dependentiae bacterium:
- a CDS encoding FtsX-like permease family protein encodes MIQKSFTFIAYRYLWTKGKNNTIGFMIKVCFLGILIASSSLALVVSIMTGFEKATYEKIQSIYPDLIISGNGQQFDMQQLGTILQEQEYKIRSFTRQKTAQALMYNPEISQAPKMVFLNGINQAEQNKLSKKLLNQKDEGLEELLEKNNVIIGSKLAQTADLFVGSSINILYTHDEPSGLHITFQQAVAKVSGIFKTGVEEFDNISLYCNDNFFDTLFPDNLNEEIHVTLLPDVSNESIAKALSKRLETDVYSWMALYPTLISALKLEKWAMSFILLLIVFVASMNIISLISMYVEQKKKDIAILICLGMNTSSIRAIFVTISLIISCLATWLGLLAAYVVGKALQTYPFIKLPESIYDTDYLPIKLEAYVFLTIFILTIMISFFASLLATRNIENIRIVETLKNQ; translated from the coding sequence ATGATTCAAAAAAGTTTTACTTTTATTGCATATCGATACCTTTGGACAAAAGGCAAAAACAATACTATCGGCTTTATGATTAAAGTCTGCTTTCTAGGAATTTTAATTGCAAGCAGCTCTCTTGCTCTTGTAGTATCAATAATGACCGGATTTGAAAAAGCAACTTATGAAAAAATACAATCTATTTATCCAGACTTGATAATCAGTGGAAATGGTCAGCAATTTGACATGCAACAGCTTGGAACAATTTTACAAGAACAAGAATATAAAATACGCAGCTTCACTCGACAAAAAACAGCTCAAGCTTTAATGTATAATCCAGAAATTTCTCAAGCTCCTAAAATGGTTTTTCTAAATGGCATAAACCAAGCAGAACAAAACAAATTAAGTAAAAAGCTTTTAAATCAAAAAGATGAAGGGCTTGAAGAGCTCCTTGAAAAAAACAATGTAATCATAGGATCTAAGCTTGCGCAAACGGCAGATCTTTTTGTTGGCAGCTCTATAAATATTTTATACACACATGATGAGCCATCTGGACTTCATATAACATTTCAACAAGCCGTCGCAAAAGTCAGTGGTATTTTTAAAACAGGAGTGGAAGAATTCGACAATATAAGCTTATATTGCAATGATAATTTCTTTGACACCCTATTTCCAGACAACTTAAATGAAGAAATACATGTAACATTGCTTCCAGATGTCAGCAATGAAAGTATTGCCAAGGCCTTAAGCAAACGCCTTGAAACCGATGTTTATTCATGGATGGCACTTTATCCAACACTAATTTCAGCGCTCAAACTAGAAAAATGGGCTATGTCTTTTATTCTGTTACTCATTGTTTTTGTGGCAAGCATGAACATCATTTCACTCATTTCTATGTACGTTGAACAAAAGAAAAAAGACATTGCGATTTTGATATGCCTTGGAATGAATACATCATCAATACGAGCTATTTTTGTAACTATAAGTTTAATCATTTCTTGCCTTGCAACCTGGCTAGGACTTCTAGCTGCCTATGTAGTAGGAAAAGCACTACAAACATACCCCTTTATAAAATTACCTGAGAGTATTTACGATACCGACTACCTTCCAATCAAGCTGGAAGCGTATGTTTTTTTAACTATTTTTATCTTAACAATTATGATAAGTTTTTTTGCAAGTCTTTTGGCTACGCGAAACATAGAAAACATTCGCATTGTTGAAACGCTTAAAAATCAGTAG
- a CDS encoding metallophosphoesterase family protein produces the protein MILQKQFIVLLITFCVSGCSWQRNDLDDNQITFLEFKEIVDSLPKNRSEFNPSREAPDQSKDSAFEKMHPGNKDKQIAVLSDEIEAFQKRQRADKNNPNDWLTSNEGEKQSSAISSPNADCKFEPYAQKIIIKPGEEHILHGDLHGDIISLVTHLDDLCKSGKMDNNFKLAPNVNLAFLGDYVDRGNYGSEVWYTLMRLANANPKQVTLIRGNHEDGVMNNRDGFTGELYKKFGNDSTIKDLYDQINKTYELMPVVAYLGNEQGKFLQLCHGGIESGYNPGPLLDSNQKYQQLGVLNRKTCCDSIIKDPTSSTALKLKLQEIAKYMNDNVKLPDPCRNSEPSLGFMWNDFSTDDNGGEPIVRSLIRNGFEYGQEGTRSTLTQQGTSNSEIIGVVRAHQHTSDPEDPMMKAIMAGSGVANLWGSKSGDKLDGVLTMNVAPDSGYGYGVGFDYDTSMGVTTDKNGVFRGQIYNHYPLPTQAVRKNYFLEN, from the coding sequence GTGATCTTGCAAAAACAATTCATAGTCTTGCTTATCACGTTTTGCGTGAGCGGATGTTCTTGGCAGAGAAATGATCTAGATGATAATCAGATAACTTTTTTAGAGTTTAAAGAAATTGTAGACTCATTGCCAAAAAATCGATCTGAATTTAATCCATCTAGAGAAGCTCCGGATCAATCAAAAGATAGTGCTTTTGAAAAGATGCATCCAGGAAATAAAGATAAACAAATAGCTGTTTTGAGTGATGAAATTGAAGCTTTTCAAAAAAGACAAAGAGCAGATAAAAATAATCCAAATGATTGGCTGACTTCAAATGAAGGTGAAAAACAATCAAGCGCTATTAGTTCTCCCAATGCAGATTGTAAATTTGAGCCATATGCTCAAAAAATAATAATAAAGCCTGGAGAAGAGCATATTCTTCATGGTGATTTACATGGTGATATAATATCACTCGTTACCCACCTCGATGATTTATGCAAATCTGGAAAGATGGATAATAATTTTAAATTAGCCCCAAATGTTAATTTAGCTTTTTTAGGTGATTATGTAGATCGTGGAAATTATGGCAGTGAGGTTTGGTATACTTTAATGCGCCTTGCTAACGCAAATCCTAAGCAAGTTACATTAATTCGTGGCAATCATGAAGATGGTGTTATGAATAACAGAGATGGGTTTACAGGCGAATTGTATAAAAAGTTTGGCAACGATTCTACAATAAAAGATTTATATGATCAAATTAATAAAACATATGAATTAATGCCAGTTGTTGCCTATTTAGGCAACGAGCAAGGTAAGTTTTTACAATTGTGTCATGGTGGTATTGAGTCTGGGTATAATCCAGGACCACTTCTTGATTCGAACCAGAAGTATCAACAGCTTGGAGTTTTGAATAGAAAAACTTGTTGTGACTCAATAATTAAAGATCCTACCAGCTCAACCGCTTTAAAATTAAAACTTCAAGAGATTGCAAAATATATGAATGACAATGTTAAATTGCCTGATCCATGTCGTAACAGTGAGCCATCACTTGGATTTATGTGGAATGATTTTTCAACAGATGATAATGGTGGCGAGCCGATAGTCCGTAGTTTAATTCGTAATGGTTTTGAATATGGCCAAGAAGGAACTAGGTCTACGCTAACACAACAGGGCACCAGCAACAGTGAGATTATTGGAGTGGTAAGGGCCCATCAACACACCAGTGACCCAGAAGATCCAATGATGAAAGCAATCATGGCTGGCAGTGGCGTAGCTAATCTGTGGGGTTCTAAAAGTGGTGATAAGTTAGATGGTGTATTAACTATGAACGTTGCTCCAGATTCTGGATATGGTTATGGAGTTGGATTTGATTATGATACAAGCATGGGTGTTACGACAGATAAAAATGGTGTTTTTCGTGGTCAGATTTATAATCACTATCCTCTGCCTACTCAAGCAGTAAGAAAAAATTACTTTTTAGAAAATTAA